The following are from one region of the Amedibacterium intestinale genome:
- the xerC gene encoding tyrosine recombinase XerC: METYVERFLKYLNDINSGSKHTYDAYERDIKEFISFLTSQNVSSLEDVDRILIMGYVTYLRNKAGTMGTLKNSTIARKLSSLRSFYRYLNEYVGIQNNPFLYFKAPKKAKRIPEFLFYDEMETFLSSFDLSKPEELRDRAMFELMYACGMRVSEISSLRIRDIDFIEQIVRITGKGDKQRIVPFYDTAKQLLKSYLHTVRGLWCDGSHDYVFVNQRGKQMTSRGIQYRLDIAGKKTDLQVHLHPHMFRHSFATHLLDNGADLRVVQELLGHSSLSTTQIYVHVSQERLKQTYLNAHPRAEKNNTIE, encoded by the coding sequence ATGGAAACGTATGTTGAGCGGTTTCTTAAATATTTAAATGATATAAATAGTGGAAGCAAACATACATACGATGCTTATGAAAGAGATATAAAAGAATTTATCTCTTTTTTAACATCACAGAATGTGTCTTCGCTTGAAGATGTCGATCGAATTCTAATTATGGGGTATGTTACCTATTTAAGGAATAAGGCAGGGACAATGGGGACTTTAAAAAATTCTACGATAGCTCGTAAATTGAGTTCTCTTCGCTCTTTTTATCGATATCTAAATGAGTATGTGGGCATTCAAAACAATCCTTTTTTGTATTTTAAAGCTCCTAAAAAAGCAAAACGTATTCCAGAGTTTTTGTTTTATGATGAAATGGAAACTTTTTTATCATCATTTGATTTATCAAAACCAGAAGAGTTAAGAGATCGTGCCATGTTTGAACTTATGTATGCTTGTGGAATGCGTGTAAGTGAAATCTCTTCTTTGCGAATAAGGGATATTGATTTTATAGAACAGATCGTGCGTATTACAGGAAAAGGGGATAAGCAGCGCATTGTTCCTTTCTATGATACAGCGAAACAATTGCTTAAGTCCTATTTACATACGGTACGTGGACTATGGTGTGATGGCAGCCACGATTATGTTTTTGTGAATCAGCGAGGAAAACAAATGACATCCAGAGGGATTCAATATCGCTTGGATATAGCTGGTAAAAAAACGGATTTGCAAGTGCATCTTCATCCCCATATGTTTCGTCATAGTTTTGCAACACACTTGCTGGATAATGGGGCAGACTTAAGAGTGGTACAAGAACTGCTGGGACATTCTTCTTTGTCTACAACACAAATTTATGTACATGTATCACAAGAACGTTTGAAACAGACATATTTGAATGCTCATCCTCGTGCAGAAAAGAACAATACGATCGAATAA
- the trmFO gene encoding methylenetetrahydrofolate--tRNA-(uracil(54)-C(5))-methyltransferase (FADH(2)-oxidizing) TrmFO, with product MKKVTIVGAGLAGCEACWQLVKRGIPVRLIEMRPKKSSPAHQSDAFAELVCSNSLRSDSLLNAVGILKEEMRQFDSLIMRMADTHRVPAGSALAVDRKNFSKAITDTLCSHPLVEVVHEEICEIPEGPVIIASGPLTSDSLSQAIQRLTKEEYFHFYDAAAPIIEKDSIDFTKAYVKSRYDKGEAAYINCPMSKEEFDHFYQELIHAETAHLHDFEETYFEGCMPFEEMARRGEKTLLFGPMKPVGLETPDGKLPYAVVQLRQDNAVATLYNIVGFQTHLKWGEQKRILSMIPGLENVSIVRYGVMHRNSYLCSPKVLRPTYQHIERDDLFFAGQLTGVEGYVESAASGLLAGLNMANLIRGKECVELPSTCVMGSMAQYITHASPKYFQPMNANFGIMQLEGKVKKKDRKEAFAKQALAVIEEYQEKFA from the coding sequence ATGAAAAAAGTGACGATTGTAGGGGCTGGACTTGCAGGATGTGAAGCCTGCTGGCAGCTTGTAAAAAGAGGAATACCAGTACGTTTAATTGAAATGCGTCCAAAGAAAAGTTCACCTGCGCATCAAAGTGATGCTTTTGCGGAGCTTGTTTGTTCCAATTCTTTAAGAAGTGATTCTTTGCTTAATGCAGTTGGGATTTTAAAAGAGGAGATGCGTCAATTTGACTCTTTGATCATGCGTATGGCAGATACACACAGAGTGCCTGCTGGAAGTGCTTTAGCGGTCGACAGGAAGAACTTTTCAAAGGCAATCACAGACACTTTGTGTTCACACCCTCTTGTAGAAGTTGTTCATGAAGAGATTTGTGAAATTCCCGAAGGACCAGTTATTATTGCCAGTGGGCCTTTGACAAGCGATTCTCTTAGTCAGGCAATACAGCGTTTAACAAAAGAAGAATATTTTCACTTTTATGATGCGGCTGCGCCGATTATAGAAAAAGACAGTATCGATTTTACAAAAGCGTATGTGAAATCTCGATATGATAAAGGTGAAGCTGCCTATATTAATTGTCCAATGTCAAAAGAGGAATTTGATCATTTTTATCAGGAATTAATACATGCGGAAACAGCGCATCTGCATGACTTTGAGGAAACGTATTTTGAAGGATGCATGCCTTTTGAAGAAATGGCAAGACGAGGAGAAAAAACATTGCTGTTTGGGCCTATGAAACCAGTTGGATTGGAAACACCGGATGGGAAACTGCCTTATGCAGTCGTTCAGCTTCGTCAGGATAATGCAGTTGCTACGCTTTATAATATAGTTGGTTTTCAAACGCATTTGAAGTGGGGAGAACAAAAACGTATTTTAAGTATGATTCCAGGATTGGAAAATGTATCAATTGTGCGTTATGGTGTTATGCATCGAAATTCCTATTTGTGTTCACCAAAAGTATTAAGACCTACGTATCAGCATATCGAGCGTGATGATTTGTTTTTTGCAGGTCAGCTAACAGGTGTGGAAGGATATGTAGAAAGTGCAGCAAGTGGTTTGTTAGCAGGATTAAATATGGCAAATCTGATAAGAGGAAAAGAGTGTGTAGAATTACCTAGTACTTGTGTGATGGGTTCTATGGCACAGTATATTACACATGCTTCTCCTAAGTACTTTCAGCCTATGAATGCGAATTTTGGAATCATGCAGCTGGAAGGGAAAGTAAAGAAAAAAGATCGCAAAGAAGCTTTTGCTAAACAGGCACTTGCGGTGATTGAAGAATATCAGGAGAAATTTGCTTAA
- the topA gene encoding type I DNA topoisomerase, producing MKNLVIVESPSKSKTIEKYLGKDYHVVSSKGHIRDLATTGKGGLGIDVENDFEPTYKISSDKRAVVKELKELAGKSEHVYLASDPDREGEAIAWHLANVLDLDMADENRIIFHEITKNTVVEALKHPRTIDQNLVKSQETRRMLDRIIGFKLSKLLQNKIRSKSAGRVQSVALRLIVERENEIRAFKSEEYWTLGANFEKDGKEFKANLIKVDGKKANLKTQEDVDAIIARCSKDFIVSSIEKKIRKKEARMPFITSTLQQEASTKLGFGAKKTMQIAQKLYEGLPLANGTEGLISYMRTDSTRLSDVFVKDAESHIETIYGKEYCGRARQKNSENAQDAHEAIRPTNIKNTPEEVKPYLTNDQYKLYKLIYARTLASLMAASRFDVVNAQIVCDGCEFSANGSILMFDGYLKVYSDYETVKDEMLPAMQEQEVFHEVELEGKQHFTEPPLRYSEARLIKDLEEKGIGRPSTYAIIIDTLQARGYVSLDRPSEGSKTKVFFPTEQGELTDAKLQEFFNSIINVTYTADMEHHLDEIANGERNNIEELRTFYNQFEPLLENAYENMEKKELEKTGEKCPECGNDLVYRVGRYGKFISCIDFPNCRYTKSEEEEENGGVEEVCPNCGSKMVMKKGRYGSFLACSNYPECKYIKSTKVKEDPVPTGEKCPECGHDLVQRKSRFGTTFVGCSNYPKCRYIKKEPKKAKAEKTSKDETKKTAKTTRKSAKKVVKKAGKKDEEKTS from the coding sequence ATGAAGAATTTAGTTATAGTGGAATCCCCTTCCAAATCAAAAACGATTGAAAAATATTTGGGAAAAGACTATCATGTCGTTTCTTCAAAAGGACATATACGTGATTTAGCGACTACTGGAAAAGGTGGTCTTGGAATTGATGTAGAAAATGATTTTGAACCTACATACAAAATTAGCAGCGACAAACGTGCTGTTGTTAAGGAATTAAAGGAACTGGCTGGAAAAAGTGAACATGTATATTTAGCAAGTGACCCCGATCGTGAAGGTGAAGCGATTGCATGGCATTTGGCTAATGTTTTGGATCTTGATATGGCAGATGAAAACCGTATTATCTTTCATGAGATCACAAAAAACACAGTTGTTGAAGCGTTGAAACATCCTCGTACAATTGATCAGAATCTGGTGAAAAGTCAGGAAACACGACGCATGCTGGATCGTATTATTGGGTTTAAGTTAAGCAAGCTTTTACAAAACAAGATACGTTCTAAATCAGCAGGACGTGTACAATCGGTTGCTTTGCGTTTGATCGTTGAGCGAGAAAATGAAATTCGTGCATTTAAAAGTGAAGAGTATTGGACATTAGGTGCGAATTTTGAAAAAGATGGAAAAGAATTTAAAGCAAATCTAATTAAGGTAGATGGAAAGAAAGCAAATTTAAAAACACAGGAAGATGTAGATGCGATCATTGCACGCTGCAGCAAAGATTTTATAGTGTCTTCTATTGAGAAAAAAATACGTAAAAAAGAAGCACGTATGCCTTTTATCACTTCTACATTACAGCAGGAAGCTAGTACAAAATTGGGCTTTGGTGCGAAAAAAACGATGCAGATTGCACAGAAATTGTATGAAGGTCTTCCTTTGGCAAATGGTACAGAAGGTCTTATATCTTATATGCGTACGGATTCTACACGTTTAAGTGATGTTTTTGTAAAAGATGCAGAAAGTCACATTGAAACAATTTATGGGAAAGAATATTGTGGACGCGCTCGTCAGAAAAACAGTGAAAATGCACAGGATGCTCATGAGGCAATTCGTCCTACGAATATTAAAAATACACCAGAAGAGGTTAAGCCTTATTTGACAAATGATCAGTATAAATTGTACAAACTTATTTATGCGCGTACATTGGCATCTTTAATGGCTGCCAGTCGTTTTGATGTCGTAAATGCACAGATTGTGTGTGATGGCTGTGAATTTAGTGCTAATGGTTCTATTTTGATGTTTGATGGATACTTAAAAGTTTACAGTGACTATGAAACGGTAAAAGATGAAATGTTGCCGGCAATGCAGGAACAAGAGGTTTTCCATGAAGTAGAATTGGAAGGAAAACAGCACTTTACAGAACCGCCGCTTCGCTATAGTGAAGCACGTTTGATTAAAGATCTGGAAGAGAAAGGCATTGGTCGACCTTCTACGTATGCAATTATCATTGATACTTTGCAGGCAAGAGGGTATGTTTCTTTGGATAGACCTAGTGAAGGAAGCAAAACGAAAGTCTTTTTTCCTACAGAGCAGGGAGAACTTACAGATGCGAAATTACAGGAGTTTTTTAATTCTATCATTAATGTAACGTATACGGCTGATATGGAACATCATTTGGATGAAATTGCGAATGGAGAACGAAATAACATTGAAGAACTCCGTACATTTTATAATCAGTTTGAACCTTTGTTGGAAAATGCTTATGAAAACATGGAGAAAAAGGAATTAGAGAAAACGGGAGAAAAATGTCCAGAATGCGGAAATGATCTTGTATACAGGGTAGGACGCTATGGAAAATTCATATCCTGTATAGATTTCCCTAATTGCCGTTATACCAAAAGTGAGGAAGAAGAGGAAAATGGCGGTGTAGAGGAAGTTTGTCCAAACTGCGGTAGTAAAATGGTGATGAAAAAAGGACGTTATGGTTCTTTCCTGGCTTGCAGCAATTATCCAGAATGTAAATATATTAAAAGCACAAAGGTAAAAGAAGATCCTGTGCCTACTGGAGAAAAATGCCCAGAATGCGGACATGATCTGGTACAGCGTAAATCACGATTTGGTACGACATTTGTAGGATGCAGCAATTATCCAAAATGTCGTTATATCAAAAAAGAGCCTAAAAAAGCAAAAGCAGAAAAAACGTCTAAGGATGAAACCAAGAAAACTGCGAAAACAACTAGAAAAAGTGCTAAGAAAGTTGTGAAAAAAGCAGGAAAGAAAGATGAGGAAAAAACATCATGA
- the dprA gene encoding DNA-processing protein DprA, whose product MREQILYYAVKYKGEWKYIQKAIEANEPWEKIEYNGNFVTVLDKEYPEKLRKLQYAPWILFYEGNLALLDRKSAGIIGSRDASEKGVEMCRTLCRHLSNKYVVVSGLAKGIDSIAHQCSLNRGTIGVIGCGLDVIYPKQNEALYKTMRKNHLILSEYPKGVAPLAFHFPWRNRILAALSDVVIVVEAKKRSGSMLTVNEALALDIPVYCMPHAFGDAYGEGGNLLIAQGAGILSDITDIELI is encoded by the coding sequence ATGAGAGAACAAATTTTATATTATGCGGTAAAATACAAAGGTGAATGGAAGTATATACAAAAAGCAATAGAAGCAAATGAACCATGGGAAAAAATAGAATATAATGGAAATTTTGTTACTGTGCTTGATAAAGAATATCCGGAAAAACTAAGAAAATTACAATATGCGCCATGGATCTTGTTTTATGAAGGAAATCTTGCGCTGCTGGATAGAAAAAGTGCAGGAATTATTGGAAGTAGAGATGCAAGTGAAAAAGGAGTAGAAATGTGCAGGACTTTATGCAGGCATTTGTCAAATAAGTATGTTGTGGTTAGTGGACTGGCAAAAGGAATTGATTCCATTGCGCATCAGTGCAGCTTAAACAGAGGGACGATTGGTGTTATTGGATGTGGGCTGGATGTGATTTATCCAAAGCAAAATGAAGCACTTTATAAAACGATGCGTAAGAATCATTTGATTTTAAGTGAATATCCTAAAGGGGTAGCTCCATTAGCGTTTCATTTTCCATGGAGAAATCGAATTTTAGCGGCATTAAGTGATGTTGTTATTGTTGTGGAAGCAAAGAAAAGAAGTGGTTCTATGCTTACGGTTAATGAAGCATTAGCATTGGATATTCCAGTGTACTGTATGCCTCATGCTTTTGGAGATGCTTATGGAGAAGGAGGAAACTTACTGATTGCGCAAGGGGCAGGTATTTTAAGCGATATTACAGATATTGAATTAATTTGA
- a CDS encoding SPFH domain-containing protein, with protein sequence MNILTIIIIVVVLLLIAGLFAYLVRIVPQATSYVVERLGAYHSTWNTGIHVLIPFVDRIANKVTLKEIVKDFAPQPVITKDNVTMQIDTVVYFQITDPKLYTYGVVGPITAIENLTATTLRNIIGELELDETLTSRDIINTKMRAILDEATDPWGIKVNRVEVKNIIPPRDIQEAMEKQMRAERERREKILQAEGEKKSAILTAEGEKEAMILRANAKKESMIAEAEGKAKAMERIYEAQARGIEMIKDANPTKEYLSLKSLETYEKMADGKATKIVVPSELQNMASLLTSAKEILVDDAKIDLLKGSIEK encoded by the coding sequence ATGAATATTTTAACGATTATCATTATTGTTGTTGTATTATTACTTATTGCCGGTTTATTTGCATATTTGGTTCGAATTGTTCCACAGGCAACATCTTATGTTGTAGAGCGCCTGGGTGCATATCATTCCACATGGAATACGGGAATTCATGTGTTGATTCCTTTTGTGGATAGAATTGCGAATAAAGTTACATTAAAAGAAATTGTAAAAGATTTTGCACCGCAGCCAGTTATCACAAAAGATAATGTAACGATGCAGATTGATACAGTTGTTTATTTTCAGATTACAGATCCTAAATTATATACGTATGGAGTTGTTGGACCAATTACTGCAATTGAAAATTTAACCGCAACGACACTTCGTAATATCATTGGGGAATTGGAACTGGATGAAACATTGACATCTCGTGATATTATTAATACAAAAATGCGTGCTATCTTAGATGAAGCAACTGATCCTTGGGGAATCAAAGTAAATCGAGTGGAAGTTAAAAATATTATTCCTCCACGTGATATTCAGGAAGCAATGGAAAAACAGATGCGTGCAGAACGTGAACGTCGTGAAAAAATTCTGCAGGCAGAGGGAGAAAAGAAAAGTGCTATCTTAACTGCCGAAGGTGAAAAAGAAGCGATGATTCTACGTGCAAATGCGAAAAAGGAATCTATGATTGCTGAGGCTGAAGGGAAAGCAAAAGCAATGGAGCGTATTTATGAAGCACAGGCTCGTGGTATTGAAATGATCAAAGATGCAAATCCAACAAAAGAATATTTAAGCTTGAAGAGTTTGGAAACTTATGAAAAAATGGCAGATGGAAAAGCTACTAAAATCGTAGTACCAAGCGAATTGCAGAATATGGCATCTTTACTAACGAGTGCAAAAGAAATATTAGTAGATGATGCGAAAATTGATTTATTAAAGGGAAGTATAGAAAAATAA
- a CDS encoding NfeD family protein yields MWLVWLGVGLLAVVLELLTASALVSIWFAVGACAAALVSLLDFSIGIQIAVFVIMSFLSMLIVRPVAARYLRGNVVRTNADRYIGEKGIVTKKITSNDWGEVKIQGTIWHAVSVEDEEIEEGSRVKVVAIEGAKLLVMKLQNEDK; encoded by the coding sequence ATGTGGCTTGTTTGGCTTGGAGTAGGATTGCTTGCGGTAGTTTTAGAATTGCTTACAGCAAGTGCTCTGGTAAGCATCTGGTTTGCAGTAGGGGCTTGTGCTGCGGCACTGGTATCTTTGCTTGATTTTTCAATTGGGATACAGATTGCAGTTTTTGTGATTATGTCTTTTCTGAGTATGCTTATTGTTCGTCCTGTTGCGGCACGCTATTTAAGAGGGAATGTTGTTAGAACAAATGCAGATCGCTATATTGGGGAAAAAGGAATCGTAACAAAAAAGATCACTTCCAATGATTGGGGAGAAGTGAAAATTCAAGGGACCATATGGCATGCAGTCAGTGTTGAGGATGAAGAAATAGAAGAAGGAAGTCGCGTAAAAGTGGTTGCAATCGAGGGGGCAAAACTCCTTGTGATGAAATTACAAAATGAAGATAAATAA
- a CDS encoding ribonuclease HII, whose amino-acid sequence MKCENHYEIEWWKAGKKKIIGIDEAGRGPMAGPLVVAAVAFPPGFSHEEIYDSKKIGEKKRKALFKEIIRLADEYHILIIEPKIIDELNIYRATQKAMQDLSSMFDGADGVLTDAMPLPQCDKDVISLVKGDQKSVSIAAASILAKVTRDCIMYAYDKRYPQYGFAKHKGYPTKAHLEAMHTYGVIDHLYRKSYAPVAKMAQLQFEL is encoded by the coding sequence ATGAAGTGTGAGAATCACTATGAAATAGAATGGTGGAAAGCAGGAAAGAAAAAAATTATCGGTATTGATGAAGCAGGCAGAGGACCTATGGCTGGACCGCTAGTTGTAGCGGCAGTAGCATTTCCACCAGGCTTTTCTCATGAAGAGATTTATGATTCTAAAAAAATCGGTGAGAAAAAAAGAAAGGCATTATTTAAAGAAATTATTCGTTTAGCAGATGAGTATCATATTCTTATCATTGAGCCCAAAATCATTGATGAATTAAATATTTATCGCGCTACACAAAAAGCTATGCAGGATTTAAGCAGCATGTTTGATGGGGCAGATGGCGTATTAACAGATGCAATGCCATTGCCTCAGTGTGATAAAGATGTGATTTCTCTTGTGAAAGGTGATCAGAAGAGTGTCAGTATTGCGGCTGCCAGTATTTTGGCTAAGGTAACAAGAGACTGTATTATGTATGCTTACGATAAACGATATCCTCAATATGGGTTTGCAAAACACAAAGGATATCCAACAAAAGCACATTTGGAGGCTATGCATACATATGGGGTAATTGATCATCTTTATCGTAAAAGCTATGCTCCGGTAGCTAAGATGGCACAACTGCAATTTGAACTGTAA
- the ylqF gene encoding ribosome biogenesis GTPase YlqF: protein MENKQDTIRIQWFPGHMTKAKREMQEKMKMVDMVIELRDARIPNASKNPMIEELCNQKPRLIILSKKDKADALETRKWITKLQKEDVKVLALDIIKENITPKVVEASQELMKAKIERMKRRGIRPRAIRAMVVGVPNVGKSTFINRISKKKIAVTGDRPGVTKSLQWSKVNANLELLDTPGVLWPKFEDEKVGVLLAVSGAIRDEILPLEEVAAWAMRFLMQHKPELLEKRYAIELDEDPYSNFTKIAEKRGFLKNGKEIDFKRTIETFLREIRDDRLGSITWENADEV, encoded by the coding sequence ATGGAAAATAAACAAGATACAATTAGAATACAATGGTTTCCCGGTCATATGACAAAGGCAAAAAGGGAAATGCAGGAGAAAATGAAAATGGTGGATATGGTCATTGAATTAAGAGATGCCCGTATTCCCAATGCGTCTAAAAATCCGATGATCGAAGAATTATGCAATCAGAAGCCTCGTCTTATTATTCTTTCAAAAAAAGACAAGGCAGATGCGCTAGAAACAAGAAAATGGATTACAAAGCTTCAAAAAGAAGATGTTAAAGTGCTTGCTTTGGATATTATAAAGGAAAATATTACACCGAAAGTAGTAGAAGCTTCTCAAGAACTTATGAAAGCGAAAATTGAAAGAATGAAGCGAAGAGGGATTCGTCCAAGAGCGATTCGTGCCATGGTGGTAGGTGTTCCAAATGTTGGTAAATCAACATTTATTAATCGTATCTCCAAAAAGAAAATTGCGGTAACAGGAGATCGTCCAGGGGTTACAAAATCTCTGCAATGGTCAAAGGTAAATGCAAATTTAGAGTTGCTGGATACACCGGGAGTTTTATGGCCAAAATTTGAAGATGAAAAAGTTGGTGTTCTTTTGGCGGTATCCGGTGCGATTCGTGATGAAATCTTACCTTTAGAGGAAGTAGCAGCCTGGGCAATGCGTTTTTTAATGCAGCATAAACCGGAACTTCTTGAAAAACGCTATGCTATTGAATTAGATGAGGACCCTTATTCTAATTTTACGAAAATTGCAGAAAAAAGAGGCTTCTTAAAAAACGGGAAAGAGATTGATTTTAAACGAACGATAGAAACCTTTCTGCGAGAGATTCGTGATGATCGCTTAGGATCTATTACATGGGAGAATGCAGATGAAGTGTGA
- the lepB gene encoding signal peptidase I — protein sequence MKNKKDKYDILYSILDFLRMILVAFIILMLVFTFVLRKNTVVGSSMYPTLEDGEHVIVNVAASYLTDIERFDVVVVHSPDNKDLWVKRVIGLPGETISYQDGILYVDNKEIEEPFLDKNYAEQVVKQQQLKTFTQDMAPVTLKDNEYFLMGDNRNNSMDSRSVGPFTRDKIIAKGMLIYSPIDKVRYVSNGK from the coding sequence GTGAAGAACAAGAAAGATAAATATGATATTTTATATAGTATTTTAGATTTTTTGCGAATGATATTGGTGGCATTCATCATATTAATGCTTGTCTTTACTTTTGTTTTACGTAAAAACACAGTGGTAGGTTCTTCTATGTATCCTACCTTGGAAGATGGAGAACATGTTATTGTAAATGTTGCGGCTTCTTATTTAACAGATATTGAGCGTTTCGATGTTGTGGTTGTACACAGCCCTGATAATAAAGATTTATGGGTAAAAAGGGTAATTGGCTTGCCTGGAGAAACAATTTCTTATCAAGATGGTATTTTATACGTAGATAATAAAGAGATAGAGGAACCCTTTTTAGATAAGAACTATGCAGAACAAGTTGTAAAACAGCAGCAATTAAAAACATTTACGCAGGATATGGCACCTGTAACTCTTAAAGATAATGAGTATTTTTTAATGGGGGATAATCGTAATAATTCTATGGATTCTCGCAGTGTAGGTCCATTTACCAGAGATAAGATTATTGCGAAAGGGATGTTGATCTATTCTCCAATTGATAAAGTGAGGTATGTCTCAAATGGAAAATAA
- the lepB gene encoding signal peptidase I, with protein sequence MFWKRSTNSKHKSEKKETLVKVLFSNIFSLLKIFAVCLILIFIITNYVVRHIQVNGGSMYPTLHDKEFGLSNAFAAKFQDIERGDIVVAYENTQLYTYVVKRVIGLPNETISCKDDVVYVNGKPLDEPYLDNDYADRFRDVGEVFTEDFDEIKLGEDEYFLMGDNRSISQDSRELGPFDRNQIRGVGIFVLFPFTEIRSAK encoded by the coding sequence ATGTTTTGGAAAAGATCTACAAACAGTAAGCATAAGAGTGAAAAAAAAGAAACACTTGTTAAAGTGCTTTTTTCCAATATTTTCTCACTTTTAAAAATCTTTGCTGTTTGTCTGATCTTAATTTTTATCATTACAAACTATGTCGTACGCCATATTCAAGTCAATGGAGGAAGTATGTATCCTACATTACATGATAAAGAATTTGGTTTAAGTAATGCGTTTGCGGCAAAATTTCAGGATATAGAACGTGGAGATATCGTTGTTGCATATGAAAACACACAATTATATACTTATGTTGTAAAAAGAGTGATAGGCCTTCCTAATGAGACGATTTCATGTAAAGATGACGTTGTCTATGTAAATGGAAAACCTTTGGATGAGCCGTATCTTGATAATGATTACGCGGATCGTTTTCGAGATGTTGGAGAAGTGTTTACAGAGGATTTTGACGAAATTAAATTAGGGGAAGATGAATATTTTTTGATGGGCGATAATCGAAGTATTTCTCAGGATTCCAGAGAATTGGGGCCTTTTGATCGCAATCAGATTCGAGGCGTTGGTATTTTTGTGTTATTCCCCTTCACTGAAATACGAAGTGCAAAATAG
- the rplS gene encoding 50S ribosomal protein L19 yields the protein MNLQLVNDVTKSQLKKDIPFFKSGSTVRVHVKIKEGDKSRIQVFEGLVIARQGGGISENFTVRKISNQIGVERTFPIHSPIVDKIEVVRHGKVRRNKLFYLRGRSGKASRIKEIR from the coding sequence ATGAACTTACAGTTAGTTAATGATGTAACAAAATCACAATTGAAAAAAGACATACCTTTCTTCAAATCTGGTAGTACAGTACGTGTACACGTAAAAATCAAAGAGGGAGACAAATCTCGTATCCAGGTTTTTGAAGGTTTGGTAATTGCAAGACAGGGTGGAGGAATCAGCGAAAACTTTACAGTTCGTAAGATTTCTAACCAGATTGGTGTAGAAAGAACATTCCCAATCCATTCTCCAATTGTTGACAAAATCGAAGTAGTTCGTCACGGTAAAGTTAGAAGAAATAAATTATTCTATCTTCGTGGACGTTCTGGTAAAGCTTCTCGTATTAAAGAAATTCGCTAA
- the trmD gene encoding tRNA (guanosine(37)-N1)-methyltransferase TrmD: MRITIVTLFPEFFDSFVSTSIIKRALDRKQVEFDTVDFRKYTLDKHNHVDDTPCGGGQGMVLSPQPIVDCLKDIRTPDSFVVMMSPQGATFTQKTARQFASEIKHLILLCGHYEGFDERIRSYVDMEISLGDFVLTGGEPAAMVVSDAIIRLLNGVILEESHSDDSFENGLLEYPQYTRPIEFDGKRVPDVLLSGHHENIRKWRLKESLKRTLEKRPDLLKNRDFTKEERKLMEEIKAEYKEQ; encoded by the coding sequence ATGAGGATAACAATTGTTACTCTTTTTCCTGAGTTTTTTGATAGTTTTGTTTCTACTTCAATTATTAAGCGTGCTTTAGATCGAAAACAGGTGGAATTTGATACGGTTGATTTCCGTAAATATACATTAGATAAACATAATCATGTAGACGATACGCCTTGTGGAGGAGGACAGGGGATGGTTTTAAGCCCTCAGCCAATCGTAGATTGTTTAAAGGATATACGAACACCAGATTCTTTTGTTGTGATGATGTCTCCCCAGGGAGCAACATTTACACAAAAAACTGCACGTCAATTTGCTTCTGAAATAAAACATCTTATTTTATTATGTGGTCATTATGAAGGGTTTGATGAAAGAATTCGTTCCTATGTGGACATGGAAATTTCTTTGGGAGACTTTGTTCTTACAGGAGGAGAACCGGCAGCCATGGTTGTTTCCGATGCAATCATTCGACTTTTAAACGGTGTTATTTTAGAAGAAAGTCACAGCGATGACTCTTTTGAAAATGGTTTGTTGGAGTATCCTCAATATACGCGTCCAATTGAATTCGATGGAAAACGCGTTCCAGATGTTTTATTAAGCGGTCATCATGAAAATATACGTAAGTGGAGATTAAAGGAATCTTTAAAAAGAACATTGGAAAAACGTCCTGACTTATTAAAAAATAGAGATTTTACAAAAGAAGAAAGAAAATTGATGGAAGAAATTAAAGCAGAATATAAAGAACAGTAA